From the Acidobacteriota bacterium genome, the window TGTGGATGCTCATGGCCATGAGCATCCTGTGCATCAGCTTCGCCAAGACGGTCCGGGTGGAAGCCAACGCGGTGTCCAACACCCGCGGCCTGACCCAAGCGTACTACCTCGCCCAAGCCGGCATCTCCGAGACCATCTACAAGCTGGTGGTCTACCGCCTCGAAGGCGGCGTCTCGTCATTTTCAGCCGAAGCCGAGTTGGAACCCCGCGACATCGATCGCGGCCGGGTGATCCTGCACACCGACGTCGCCGACGTGACAGTTGAGATCTTCGATGAGGACGGCAAGATCAACATCAACCGCGCCAACAAGGACCTCCTGCTCAGCCTCCTGCTCGGACTTGGCCTGGAGGACGACCGCGCCGACATCATCTCGGACTCCATCCTCGACTGGTGCGACATCGACGAAGACTATCACGCCAATGGCGCCGAAACGGACTATTACCTGGGCCTGGAAAATCCGTACGCCGCTAAAAACGGCCCCATGGATACCATCGAGGAGTTGCTGCTGATCCGCGAAGTCGACCCCCAGCTCTTCTACGGCTACACCTACGAGGACGAGACCGGCTCGTTGCGTCACATGCCGGGGCTCAACCAGTGCGTCAGCGTCTATGGTTCCGGTTCCGGCGTCAACATCAACTCGGCGCCGTACACCGTGCTGCTGAGCATCGGTTTTCCGC encodes:
- a CDS encoding general secretion pathway protein GspK; protein product: MRRRERPPRGSVLIAMLWMLMAMSILCISFAKTVRVEANAVSNTRGLTQAYYLAQAGISETIYKLVVYRLEGGVSSFSAEAELEPRDIDRGRVILHTDVADVTVEIFDEDGKININRANKDLLLSLLLGLGLEDDRADIISDSILDWCDIDEDYHANGAETDYYLGLENPYAAKNGPMDTIEELLLIREVDPQLFYGYTYEDETGSLRHMPGLNQCVSVYGSGSGVNINSAPYTVLLSIGFPPEMARRIIAERQERPFKDQQDFNTRVPESPGMEQLKAPIVTRPPVQSSYFSLISTAKMHNSKLQKTILAIVRLNPRFPLKHSIVYWNENYQTQTADFELMEEQGLP